A single Seriola aureovittata isolate HTS-2021-v1 ecotype China chromosome 19, ASM2101889v1, whole genome shotgun sequence DNA region contains:
- the mycn gene encoding N-myc protein isoform X1: protein MTAPNLVSVLLTARDEKNWFAHHIIPSQDEVFRLWDRMPIISKNSDLEFDSLQPCFYPDEDFYFCGPDSAPPGEDIWKKFELLPTPPLSPSRAALPGEPATASPETDPLSFGLGDPLDWASELLLLPEDDIWGASDDGDLFGSALDTNPNSIIIQDCMWSGFSAREKLERVVTEKLGKAISTATAGGRNVCVKTPEAVSRSSVSECVDPTVVFPFPVNKKNGSRDSSGNVNTSTNHGSASSDSEEEDDDEAEDDDDDDDEEDEDEDEEEEEEEIDVVTVEKRRSTINKASPMATGTVTISVHPKSQDGRGVVSGSGVVSRFVSRAPQELILKRSSVHQQQHNYAAPSPYASDDDPAPPPKKQKTSDGPRHPTRTISSSSSSSSTSCSSVTSTSGARSKRSASGDSSPRGSSDSEDSERRRNHNILERQRRNDLRSSFLTLRDHVPELAHNEKAAKVLILKKATEYVSSLETEEMRLQQEKDRLQARRQQLMRRLEQARTR, encoded by the exons ATGACTGCTCCAAATCTGGTGTCTGTATTACTGACTGCAAGAGACGAGAAAAATTGGTTCGCACATCATATCATCCCAAGTCAGGACGAG GTTTTTCGATTGTGGGATAGAATGCCGATCATAAGTAAAAACTCCGATTTGGAGTTTGACTCCTTACAACCGTGTTTCTATCCGGATGAGGACTTCTACTTCTGTGGTCCCGACTCTGCGCCACCGGGGGAGGACATCTGGAAGAAATTCGAGTTGTTGCCcactcctcccctctccccgaGCCGAGCTGCGCTACCGGGGGAGCCAGCGACTGCCTCCCCGGAAACAGACCCTCTGAGCTTCGGCTTAGGGGACCCTCTGGACTGGGCTTccgagctgctgctcctgccaGAGGATGATATCTGGGGGGCGTCCGACGATGGGGACCTGTTCGGCTCCGCTTTGGATACTAACCCCAACAGCATCATTATCCAGGACTGTATGTGGAGTGGCTTCTCCGCCAGGGAAAAGCTGGAGCGGGTGGTCACGGAGAAACTCGGCAAGGCTATTTCCACGGCCACGGCGGGCGGCAGGAACGTGTGTGTCAAGACGCCGGAGGCGGTGAGCCGCAGCTCGGTTTCAGAGTGTGTGGACCCCACGGTAGTGTTCCCCTTCCCGGTCAACAAGAAGAACGGCAGCAGAGACTCATCCGGGAACGTTAACACATCCACAAACCACGGGAGCGCTTCCAGTGACTCCG AAGAGGAAGACGACGATGAAGCAGAGGAcgatgacgacgacgacgacgaggaggacgaggatgaggatgaggaggaagaagaggaggagattgATGTGGTTACGGTAGAGAAGAGGCGCTCCACAATCAACAAGGCGTCACCCATGGCGACAGGCACCGTCACCATCTCCGTGCACCCCAAGAGTCAAGACGGAAGAGGAGTGGTCTCGGGGTCCGGCGTGGTGAGCCGGTTCGTCAGCCGAGCCCCTCAAGAGCTGATCCTGAAGAGGAGCTCggtccaccagcagcagcacaactaCGCAGCCCCCTCGCCGTACGCTTCAGACGATGATCCCGCGCCACCTCCAAAGAAGCAGAAAACATCAGACGGCCCACGACATCCCACCAGAAccatctcctcatcctcctcatcttcctccacatCCTGCAGCTCAGTCACCAGCACATCAGGGGCGCGCAGCAAGCGCAGCGCCAGCGGAGACAGCAGCCCACGTGGCAGCTCCGACTCAGAGGACAGCGAGCGCCGGCGTAACCACAACATCCTGGAGCGACAGCGCCGCAACGACCTGCGCTCCAGCTTCCTGACGCTGCGCGACCACGTGCCGGAGCTGGCGCACAACGAGAAGGCGGCGAAGGTGCTGATCCTGAAGAAGGCCACCGAGTATGTGAGCTCGCTGGAAACTGAGGAGATGAGGCTCCAGCAGGAGAAGGACAGGCTCCAGGCTCGCAGGCAGCAGCTGATGCGCAGGCTGGAGCAGGCAAGGACTCGCTAA
- the mycn gene encoding N-myc protein isoform X2, producing the protein MTAPNLVSVLLTARDEKNWFAHHIIPSQDEVFRLWDRMPIISKNSDLEFDSLQPCFYPDEDFYFCGPDSAPPGEDIWKKFELLPTPPLSPSRAALPGEPATASPETDPLSFGLGDPLDWASELLLLPEDDIWGASDDGDLFGSALDTNPNSIIIQDCMWSGFSAREKLERVVTEKLGKAISTATAGGRNVCVKTPEAVSRSSVSECVDPTVVFPFPVNKKNGSRDSSGNVNTSTNHGSASSDSEEDDDEAEDDDDDDDEEDEDEDEEEEEEEIDVVTVEKRRSTINKASPMATGTVTISVHPKSQDGRGVVSGSGVVSRFVSRAPQELILKRSSVHQQQHNYAAPSPYASDDDPAPPPKKQKTSDGPRHPTRTISSSSSSSSTSCSSVTSTSGARSKRSASGDSSPRGSSDSEDSERRRNHNILERQRRNDLRSSFLTLRDHVPELAHNEKAAKVLILKKATEYVSSLETEEMRLQQEKDRLQARRQQLMRRLEQARTR; encoded by the exons ATGACTGCTCCAAATCTGGTGTCTGTATTACTGACTGCAAGAGACGAGAAAAATTGGTTCGCACATCATATCATCCCAAGTCAGGACGAG GTTTTTCGATTGTGGGATAGAATGCCGATCATAAGTAAAAACTCCGATTTGGAGTTTGACTCCTTACAACCGTGTTTCTATCCGGATGAGGACTTCTACTTCTGTGGTCCCGACTCTGCGCCACCGGGGGAGGACATCTGGAAGAAATTCGAGTTGTTGCCcactcctcccctctccccgaGCCGAGCTGCGCTACCGGGGGAGCCAGCGACTGCCTCCCCGGAAACAGACCCTCTGAGCTTCGGCTTAGGGGACCCTCTGGACTGGGCTTccgagctgctgctcctgccaGAGGATGATATCTGGGGGGCGTCCGACGATGGGGACCTGTTCGGCTCCGCTTTGGATACTAACCCCAACAGCATCATTATCCAGGACTGTATGTGGAGTGGCTTCTCCGCCAGGGAAAAGCTGGAGCGGGTGGTCACGGAGAAACTCGGCAAGGCTATTTCCACGGCCACGGCGGGCGGCAGGAACGTGTGTGTCAAGACGCCGGAGGCGGTGAGCCGCAGCTCGGTTTCAGAGTGTGTGGACCCCACGGTAGTGTTCCCCTTCCCGGTCAACAAGAAGAACGGCAGCAGAGACTCATCCGGGAACGTTAACACATCCACAAACCACGGGAGCGCTTCCAGTGACTCCG AGGAAGACGACGATGAAGCAGAGGAcgatgacgacgacgacgacgaggaggacgaggatgaggatgaggaggaagaagaggaggagattgATGTGGTTACGGTAGAGAAGAGGCGCTCCACAATCAACAAGGCGTCACCCATGGCGACAGGCACCGTCACCATCTCCGTGCACCCCAAGAGTCAAGACGGAAGAGGAGTGGTCTCGGGGTCCGGCGTGGTGAGCCGGTTCGTCAGCCGAGCCCCTCAAGAGCTGATCCTGAAGAGGAGCTCggtccaccagcagcagcacaactaCGCAGCCCCCTCGCCGTACGCTTCAGACGATGATCCCGCGCCACCTCCAAAGAAGCAGAAAACATCAGACGGCCCACGACATCCCACCAGAAccatctcctcatcctcctcatcttcctccacatCCTGCAGCTCAGTCACCAGCACATCAGGGGCGCGCAGCAAGCGCAGCGCCAGCGGAGACAGCAGCCCACGTGGCAGCTCCGACTCAGAGGACAGCGAGCGCCGGCGTAACCACAACATCCTGGAGCGACAGCGCCGCAACGACCTGCGCTCCAGCTTCCTGACGCTGCGCGACCACGTGCCGGAGCTGGCGCACAACGAGAAGGCGGCGAAGGTGCTGATCCTGAAGAAGGCCACCGAGTATGTGAGCTCGCTGGAAACTGAGGAGATGAGGCTCCAGCAGGAGAAGGACAGGCTCCAGGCTCGCAGGCAGCAGCTGATGCGCAGGCTGGAGCAGGCAAGGACTCGCTAA